In Kitasatospora sp. NBC_00240, the following are encoded in one genomic region:
- a CDS encoding MFS transporter — protein sequence MTTAAAPPRVPEAIHRRRWAILGTLVLALLVVVLDNSILNVAMKTIATPAPTGLGASQSDLEWSINSYTLVFAGLLFTAGLLGDRFGRKKSLLAGMVVFGIGSLLSALASSPGELISYRAVMGLGGAFVMPATLAIIMNVFERSEQPKAIGIWAGAVGLAIAVGPITGGLLIEHFWWGSVFLINVPIVLVALVAMTLLVPDSKDPRPGRLDPVGVLLSIVGLVALIYGIIKGGELADFTAPGAWVPLLVGLLALAAFVLHEKRTDHPALDVGWFRNKVFSASVTVIGLVFFALMGVSFFGVFYIQSVRGYSALMAGVLMLPLAVAQLLFAPRARLVVDRFGVRATCAAGMALITAAFVGYLALDADTPIWVLVAIGFVMGTGMAHVMPPVTVAIMSSLPREKAGAGSALNNTFRQVGGSLGVAVLGAVLSTVYRTGISDRLDQLPAGLRDKAGESLEATFAVAGKLGPDGAGLIEPAKDSFIHAMHVVAGLSAGVTAAGVLLAWFLLPAKVPGGPAAAPQPVRPLAPESADA from the coding sequence ATGACCACCGCAGCCGCGCCACCCCGAGTGCCGGAAGCCATCCACCGCCGCCGCTGGGCGATCCTGGGCACCCTCGTGCTCGCCCTGCTCGTCGTCGTGCTCGACAACTCCATCCTCAACGTGGCGATGAAGACCATCGCCACCCCCGCTCCGACCGGCCTCGGCGCCAGCCAGAGCGACCTGGAGTGGTCGATCAACTCCTACACCCTGGTCTTCGCGGGCCTGCTGTTCACCGCCGGACTGCTCGGCGACCGCTTCGGCCGCAAGAAGTCGCTGCTCGCCGGCATGGTGGTGTTCGGCATCGGCTCGCTGCTCTCCGCGCTGGCCTCCTCGCCCGGTGAACTCATCTCCTACCGCGCCGTGATGGGCCTCGGCGGCGCCTTCGTGATGCCGGCCACGCTGGCCATCATCATGAACGTCTTCGAGCGCTCCGAGCAGCCCAAGGCGATCGGCATCTGGGCGGGCGCGGTCGGCCTGGCCATCGCGGTCGGCCCGATCACCGGCGGCCTGCTGATCGAGCACTTCTGGTGGGGCTCGGTCTTCCTGATCAACGTCCCGATCGTGCTGGTCGCGCTGGTGGCCATGACGCTGCTCGTCCCCGACTCCAAGGACCCGCGGCCCGGCCGGCTCGACCCGGTGGGTGTGCTGCTGTCCATCGTCGGCCTGGTCGCGCTGATCTACGGCATCATCAAGGGCGGCGAGCTGGCGGACTTCACCGCCCCCGGGGCCTGGGTGCCGCTGCTCGTCGGCCTGCTCGCGCTGGCCGCCTTCGTCCTGCACGAGAAGCGCACCGACCACCCCGCGCTGGACGTCGGCTGGTTCCGCAACAAGGTGTTCAGCGCCTCCGTCACGGTCATCGGGCTGGTCTTCTTCGCGCTGATGGGCGTCTCCTTCTTCGGCGTCTTCTACATCCAGAGCGTGCGCGGCTACAGCGCCCTGATGGCCGGCGTGCTGATGCTGCCGCTGGCCGTCGCCCAGCTGCTGTTCGCCCCCCGGGCCCGCCTGGTGGTGGACCGCTTCGGCGTCCGGGCCACCTGCGCGGCCGGCATGGCGCTGATCACCGCCGCCTTCGTCGGCTACCTGGCGCTCGACGCCGACACGCCGATCTGGGTGCTGGTGGCCATCGGCTTCGTGATGGGCACGGGCATGGCGCACGTGATGCCGCCGGTGACCGTGGCGATCATGTCCTCGCTGCCCCGGGAGAAGGCCGGCGCCGGTTCGGCGCTCAACAACACCTTCCGCCAGGTCGGCGGCTCGCTCGGGGTCGCGGTGCTCGGCGCGGTGCTCTCCACCGTCTACCGGACCGGCATCTCGGACCGGCTCGACCAGCTGCCGGCCGGCCTGCGGGACAAGGCCGGGGAGTCGCTGGAGGCCACCTTCGCGGTGGCCGGCAAGCTCGGCCCCGACGGCGCCGGACTGATCGAGCCCGCCAAGGACTCCTTCATCCACGCCATGCACGTGGTCGCCGGACTGTCGGCCGGTGTCACCGCGGCCGGCGTCCTGCTGGCCTGGTTCCTGCTGCCGG